One part of the Spirochaetaceae bacterium genome encodes these proteins:
- the rplX gene encoding 50S ribosomal protein L24 — MNTFKIKKGDLVTIIAGKDKKRTGKILRVDRVKNRVIVEGCNIIKKTQKPRQQGEKGAILELEGSLHISNVMLNCSKCGPVRTAFNFKDDKKVRVCKKCGGVV, encoded by the coding sequence ATGAATACATTTAAAATAAAGAAGGGCGATTTAGTAACGATTATTGCCGGTAAAGATAAAAAAAGAACCGGTAAAATTTTACGTGTTGATAGGGTCAAAAATCGTGTTATAGTAGAAGGTTGTAACATAATTAAAAAGACACAAAAACCGCGTCAGCAAGGTGAAAAAGGAGCTATTTTAGAGCTGGAAGGTTCTTTGCATATCTCTAATGTTATGTTAAATTGCAGTAAATGCGGCCCTGTACGTACGGCCTTTAATTTTAAAGATGATAAAAAGGTACGTGTCTGCAAA
- the rpmC gene encoding 50S ribosomal protein L29 has translation MAKKEKFTELTTSEQIQRRDELTKKLREYRFTAVMGKVENVMEKRNMRRAIARLNTLIHQKRNG, from the coding sequence ATGGCAAAAAAAGAGAAATTTACCGAACTAACTACGAGTGAGCAGATACAAAGGCGTGATGAACTTACTAAAAAGTTGCGTGAGTATCGTTTTACGGCGGTAATGGGTAAAGTGGAAAATGTTATGGAGAAGCGAAATATGCGTCGTGCTATAGCGAGGCTTAATACACTTATTCATCAAAAGAGGAACGGGTAA
- the rpsQ gene encoding 30S ribosomal protein S17 yields the protein MSEKAKKANRKTLIGIVSSDKMDKTIVVTVEGRILHPLYKKYVLKSKKYKAHDEKNEAAQGDKVMIEECRPLSKQKYFRLINIVEKAR from the coding sequence ATGAGTGAAAAAGCTAAGAAGGCTAACCGCAAAACCTTAATAGGCATTGTAAGCAGCGATAAAATGGATAAAACTATCGTAGTTACTGTTGAAGGAAGAATATTGCATCCTCTTTACAAAAAATATGTCTTAAAAAGTAAAAAATATAAGGCACATGATGAAAAAAATGAAGCTGCGCAGGGCGATAAAGTTATGATAGAAGAGTGTCGTCCGTTATCTAAGCAAAAATATTTTCGCTTAATTAATATAGTGGAAAAGGCACGTTAG
- the rplN gene encoding 50S ribosomal protein L14 has product MIQVLTEMTVADNSGAKIARCIKVLGGSKKRYAKIGDIVVVAIREVTPNTPIKKGVVRKAVIVRVSKEYRRPDGSYVRFDDNACVLLDNNQNPVGKRIFGPVARELRETASFMKIISLAPEVL; this is encoded by the coding sequence ATGATTCAGGTATTAACAGAGATGACCGTAGCCGATAATTCGGGAGCAAAAATAGCGCGTTGTATTAAGGTGCTTGGCGGCAGTAAAAAACGTTATGCCAAAATTGGTGATATTGTGGTAGTTGCTATCCGCGAGGTAACCCCCAACACCCCTATTAAAAAAGGGGTGGTTCGTAAAGCTGTAATTGTAAGGGTAAGTAAAGAATATCGCCGCCCTGATGGTTCGTATGTACGTTTTGATGATAACGCCTGCGTATTACTTGATAATAATCAAAATCCGGTAGGTAAACGTATATTTGGTCCTGTAGCACGCGAGCTGCGTGAGACTGCTAGTTTTATGAAAATTATCTCCCTAGCACCAGAGGTGCTTTAA